The following proteins come from a genomic window of Streptococcus pneumoniae:
- a CDS encoding DNA polymerase III subunit alpha yields the protein MIAQLDTKTVYSFMESVISIEKYVRAAKEYGYTHLAMMDIDNLYGAFDFLEITKKYGIHPLLGLEMTVFVDDQEVNLRFLSLSSVGYQQLMKLSTAKMQGEKTWSVLSQYLEDIAVIVPYFDRVESLELGCDYYIGVYPETLASEFHHPILPLYRVNAFESRDREVLQVLTAIKENLPLREVPLRSRQDVFISASSLEKLFQECFPQALDNLEKLISGISYDLDTSLKLPRFNPARPAVEELRERAELGLVQKGLTSKEYQDRLDQELSVIHDMGFDDYFLVVWDLLRFGRSNGYYMGMGRGSAVGSLVSYALDITGIDPVEKNLIFERFLNRERYTMPDIDIDIPDIYRPDFIRYVGNKYGSKHAAQIVTFSTFGAKQALRDVLKRFGVPEYELSAITKKISFRDNLKSAYEGNLQFRQQINSKLEYQKAFEIACKIEGYPRQTSVHAAGVVISDQDLTNYIPLKYGDEIPLTQYDAHGVEASGLLKMDFLGLRNLTFVQKMQELLAETEGIHLKIEEIDLEDKETLDLFASGNTKGIFQFEQPGAIRLLKRVQPVCFEDVVATTSLNRPGASDYINNFVARKHGQEEVTVLDSALEDILAPTYGIMLYQEQVMQVAQRFAGFSLGKADILRRAMGKKDASAMHEMRASFIQGSIEAGHTAEKAEQVFDVMEKFAGYGFNRSHAYAYSALAFQLAYFKTHYPAIFYQVMLNYSNSDYLIDALEAGFEVASLSINTIPYHDKIANKSIYIGLKSIKGLSKDLALWIIEHRPYSNIEDFIAKLPENYLKLPLLEPLVKVGLFDSFEKNRQKVFNNLANLFEFVKELGSLFGDAIYSWQESEDWTEQEKFYMEQELLGIGVSKHPLQAIASKAIYPITPIGNLSENSYAIILVEVQKIKVIRTKKGENMAFLQADDSKKKLDVTLFSDLYRQVGQEIKEGAFYYVKGKIQSRDGRLQMIAQEIREAVAERFWIQVKNHESDQEISRILEQFKGPIPVIIRYEEEQKTIVSPHHFVAKSNELEEKLNEIVMKTIYR from the coding sequence TTGATCGCACAACTAGATACAAAAACAGTCTATAGTTTTATGGAAAGCGTCATTTCGATCGAAAAGTATGTGAGAGCAGCTAAAGAATACGGCTACACTCATTTGGCTATGATGGATATTGACAATCTTTATGGCGCTTTCGACTTTCTAGAGATTACAAAAAAATACGGCATTCATCCTTTGCTAGGGCTTGAAATGACAGTGTTTGTAGATGATCAGGAAGTGAATTTGCGCTTTTTATCTCTATCTAGTGTGGGCTATCAGCAGTTGATGAAGCTTTCGACAGCCAAGATGCAGGGGGAGAAAACTTGGTCAGTCCTGTCCCAGTACCTGGAGGATATCGCGGTCATTGTGCCTTATTTTGATAGAGTTGAGTCGTTAGAACTAGGCTGTGATTACTATATAGGGGTTTATCCAGAAACACTAGCAAGCGAATTTCATCATCCTATCTTACCTCTTTATCGGGTCAACGCTTTTGAAAGCAGGGATAGAGAAGTTCTTCAAGTTTTAACAGCGATTAAAGAAAATCTACCGCTCAGAGAAGTTCCCTTGCGTTCGAGACAAGATGTCTTTATATCAGCAAGTTCTTTAGAGAAACTATTCCAAGAGTGTTTTCCGCAAGCTTTGGACAATTTAGAAAAGCTTATTTCAGGCATTTCTTACGACTTGGATACTAGTCTGAAACTGCCTCGTTTTAATCCAGCTAGACCAGCAGTAGAGGAGTTGAGAGAGCGTGCTGAACTGGGGCTTGTTCAGAAGGGGTTGACTAGTAAAGAATATCAAGATAGACTAGACCAAGAATTGTCTGTTATTCATGATATGGGCTTTGATGATTATTTCTTGGTTGTTTGGGATTTGTTGCGTTTTGGACGATCGAATGGCTATTATATGGGAATGGGAAGGGGTTCTGCAGTAGGCAGTTTGGTTTCTTATGCCTTAGACATCACGGGGATTGACCCAGTAGAGAAAAATCTGATTTTTGAACGCTTTCTTAATCGTGAACGCTATACCATGCCTGATATTGATATTGATATCCCAGATATTTATCGTCCAGATTTTATCAGATATGTTGGTAATAAATATGGTAGTAAACATGCGGCACAAATCGTTACTTTTTCAACCTTTGGAGCCAAGCAAGCTCTTCGAGATGTCTTGAAACGCTTTGGTGTGCCAGAGTATGAATTATCTGCAATTACTAAGAAAATCAGTTTTCGTGACAATCTTAAGTCGGCCTATGAGGGCAATCTCCAGTTTCGTCAGCAAATCAATAGTAAGTTAGAATACCAAAAAGCTTTTGAGATTGCTTGCAAGATAGAGGGCTATCCAAGGCAAACCTCTGTCCATGCGGCTGGTGTTGTAATTAGTGACCAAGATTTAACCAACTACATTCCTCTAAAGTATGGTGATGAAATTCCACTGACTCAGTATGATGCTCATGGAGTTGAGGCTAGCGGACTTTTGAAGATGGACTTTCTGGGACTACGAAATTTGACCTTTGTCCAGAAGATGCAAGAGTTGCTTGCTGAAACAGAAGGTATTCACCTTAAAATTGAAGAAATAGATTTGGAAGACAAAGAAACGTTAGATTTATTTGCCTCTGGAAATACAAAAGGTATCTTTCAATTTGAGCAACCTGGTGCCATTCGCTTGCTCAAACGTGTTCAACCAGTCTGTTTTGAAGATGTCGTAGCAACTACTTCTCTAAATCGACCAGGTGCAAGTGACTACATCAATAATTTTGTGGCAAGGAAGCATGGGCAGGAAGAAGTGACTGTTCTAGATTCAGCTCTGGAGGATATTTTGGCTCCAACTTATGGCATTATGCTCTATCAGGAGCAGGTTATGCAGGTTGCTCAGCGATTTGCTGGATTTAGTCTTGGGAAGGCCGATATTTTGCGTCGAGCTATGGGTAAAAAGGATGCCTCTGCTATGCATGAGATGAGGGCTTCCTTTATTCAAGGCTCCATAGAAGCAGGCCATACTGCGGAAAAAGCAGAGCAGGTTTTTGATGTTATGGAGAAGTTTGCAGGTTATGGATTTAATAGATCTCATGCCTACGCCTACTCAGCCTTGGCCTTCCAGTTGGCTTATTTCAAAACGCATTATCCAGCCATTTTTTATCAGGTCATGTTAAATTATTCCAACAGTGATTACTTAATAGATGCACTTGAAGCAGGTTTTGAAGTAGCCTCTCTATCCATCAATACTATTCCCTATCACGATAAAATTGCCAACAAGTCTATCTATATAGGTTTGAAATCGATTAAGGGGCTCAGCAAGGACTTGGCGCTTTGGATTATTGAACATAGACCTTATTCTAACATTGAAGATTTTATAGCTAAATTACCTGAGAATTATCTGAAACTTCCTCTGCTAGAACCTTTGGTAAAAGTTGGTCTTTTCGATTCATTTGAAAAAAATCGTCAAAAAGTATTTAATAACTTAGCTAATCTATTTGAATTTGTGAAAGAGTTGGGAAGTTTGTTTGGAGATGCTATTTATAGTTGGCAGGAATCGGAAGATTGGACGGAACAAGAAAAATTTTATATGGAACAAGAGCTTTTAGGGATAGGTGTCAGCAAACATCCACTACAAGCTATTGCAAGTAAGGCTATTTACCCGATTACCCCAATCGGAAATTTGTCAGAAAATAGCTATGCTATTATTTTGGTTGAAGTTCAGAAAATAAAAGTGATTCGTACCAAAAAGGGTGAAAATATGGCCTTCTTACAGGCAGATGATAGTAAGAAAAAATTGGATGTCACTCTCTTTTCAGACTTATATCGTCAGGTTGGACAGGAAATAAAAGAGGGAGCCTTCTACTATGTAAAAGGAAAAATACAATCACGTGATGGCCGTTTGCAAATGATTGCACAAGAAATAAGAGAAGCAGTTGCTGAACGCTTTTGGATACAGGTGAAAAATCATGAATCGGATCAAGAAATTTCACGTATTTTAGAACAATTTAAAGGCCCAATCCCAGTCATCATCCGGTATGAAGAGGAACAGAAAACCATCGTTTCTCCCCATCATTTTGTAGCTAAATCCAATGAATTAGAGGAGAAATTGAATGAAATCGTTATGAAAACGATTTATCGCTAA
- a CDS encoding Xaa-Pro dipeptidyl-peptidase: MRFNQYSYINFPKENVLSELKKCGFDLQNTANHKDSLETFLRRFFFTYQDTNYPLSILAADKKTDLLTFFQSEDELTADIFYTVAFQLLGFSYLVDFEDSDVFRKETGFPIIYGDLIENLYQLLNTRTKKGNTLIDQLVSDGLIPEDNDYHYFNGKSLATFSNQDVIREVVYVESRVDTDQKGLSDLVKVSIIRPRFDGKIPAIMTASPYHQGTNDKASDKALYKMEGELEVKLPHKIELEKPQLNLVQPQGQAELIAEAEEKLTHINSSYTLNDYFLPRGFANLYVSGVGTKDSTGFMTNGDYQQIEAYKNVIDWLNGRCRAFTDHTRQRQVKADWSNGKVATTGLSYLGTMSNGLATTGVDGLEVIIAEAGISSWYNYYRENGLVTSPGGYPGEDFDSLAELTYSRNLLAGDYIRGNEAHQADLEKVKAQLDRKTGDYNQFWHDRNYLLNAHKVKAEVVFTHGSQDWNVKPLHVYQMFHALPTHIHKHLFFHNGAHVYMNNWQSIDFRESINALLTKKLLGQETDFQLPTVIWQDNTAPQTWLSLDNFGGQENCKTFSLGQEEQAIQNQYPDKDFERYSKTYQTFNTELYQGKANQITINLPVTKDLHLNGRAQLNLRIKSSTNKGLLSAQLLEFGQKKYLQPYPAILSARTIDNGRYHMLENLCELPFRPEAQRVVTKGYLNLQNRNDLLLVEDITADEWMDVQFELQPTIYKLKEGDTLRLVLYTTDFEITIRDNTDYHLTVDLAQSMLTLPC; the protein is encoded by the coding sequence ATGCGTTTTAATCAATATAGTTATATCAATTTTCCAAAAGAAAATGTCTTATCTGAGCTAAAAAAATGTGGCTTTGATTTACAAAATACAGCCAATCACAAAGACTCACTTGAAACCTTTTTACGTCGTTTCTTTTTCACTTATCAAGACACCAACTACCCACTTTCTATCCTAGCAGCTGATAAAAAAACAGACCTGCTGACATTTTTTCAATCAGAAGATGAACTGACAGCAGATATTTTTTATACTGTTGCTTTTCAACTTTTAGGCTTTTCTTATTTGGTTGACTTCGAAGATAGTGACGTTTTTCGTAAAGAAACTGGATTTCCCATTATATATGGTGACTTGATTGAAAATCTCTATCAGTTACTCAATACTCGCACCAAAAAAGGAAATACTCTTATCGACCAACTTGTTAGTGATGGTCTTATTCCGGAGGATAATGACTACCACTACTTTAACGGCAAGAGTTTGGCTACTTTTTCTAACCAGGATGTCATTCGTGAAGTCGTTTACGTTGAGTCTCGTGTCGATACTGACCAAAAAGGGCTATCAGACCTAGTAAAGGTTAGCATTATTCGCCCTCGTTTTGATGGAAAAATCCCTGCCATCATGACAGCCAGCCCTTATCATCAGGGAACCAATGACAAGGCTAGTGACAAGGCTCTCTACAAGATGGAGGGCGAGCTTGAGGTTAAGCTTCCTCACAAGATTGAGCTAGAGAAACCTCAACTAAATCTCGTCCAACCCCAAGGTCAAGCTGAGCTTATAGCAGAGGCTGAGGAAAAGCTAACTCACATCAACTCTAGCTATACACTAAACGACTACTTCCTTCCGAGAGGCTTTGCCAATCTCTATGTCTCAGGTGTTGGTACCAAAGACTCGACAGGTTTCATGACTAATGGAGACTACCAGCAAATCGAGGCTTATAAAAATGTCATCGATTGGCTTAACGGCCGTTGCCGTGCCTTTACTGATCACACGCGCCAGCGTCAAGTCAAGGCTGATTGGTCAAACGGAAAAGTTGCTACAACGGGACTTTCCTATCTAGGTACCATGTCCAATGGTCTTGCGACTACAGGAGTCGATGGTTTAGAAGTTATCATTGCCGAGGCAGGAATTTCATCATGGTACAACTACTACCGTGAAAACGGTCTGGTGACTAGCCCAGGTGGTTATCCAGGTGAGGACTTTGACTCCCTTGCTGAGTTAACCTATTCTCGTAATCTCTTAGCTGGCGACTATATCCGTGGCAATGAAGCTCACCAAGCTGACTTAGAAAAAGTGAAAGCTCAGCTAGACCGAAAAACTGGGGACTACAATCAGTTTTGGCATGACCGCAATTATCTGCTCAATGCCCATAAAGTAAAGGCAGAGGTTGTCTTTACTCATGGTTCTCAGGATTGGAATGTCAAACCACTTCATGTTTACCAGATGTTCCATGCTCTTCCTACTCATATACACAAGCATCTCTTTTTCCATAATGGTGCCCATGTTTACATGAACAATTGGCAATCAATTGACTTCCGTGAGTCCATAAATGCCTTATTAACCAAGAAATTACTAGGACAGGAAACAGACTTTCAACTTCCTACTGTTATCTGGCAGGACAATACAGCTCCACAGACTTGGTTATCACTTGATAACTTCGGTGGGCAAGAAAACTGTAAAACCTTCTCACTTGGTCAAGAAGAGCAAGCTATTCAAAACCAGTACCCAGATAAGGATTTTGAGCGCTATAGTAAGACATACCAAACCTTCAATACAGAGCTCTATCAAGGGAAAGCTAATCAGATTACTATTAACCTTCCTGTGACTAAAGATCTCCACCTAAACGGTCGCGCTCAGCTCAATCTTCGTATCAAATCCAGTACAAACAAGGGGCTCTTATCTGCCCAACTGCTAGAATTTGGGCAAAAGAAATACCTACAACCTTATCCAGCTATTTTAAGTGCTAGAACCATTGATAACGGTCGCTATCACATGTTGGAAAATCTCTGTGAATTGCCATTTAGACCAGAGGCACAACGAGTCGTGACAAAAGGTTACCTTAATTTACAAAATAGAAATGATTTACTGTTAGTAGAGGATATTACTGCAGATGAATGGATGGACGTTCAATTTGAACTGCAGCCAACTATTTACAAGCTAAAAGAAGGAGACACTCTCCGTTTAGTCCTCTATACTACTGACTTTGAAATCACCATCCGTGACAATACAGACTACCACTTGACTGTCGACCTCGCTCAGTCCATGCTTACCTTACCTTGCTAA
- a CDS encoding arginine repressor, with translation MNKSEHRHQLIRALITKNKIHTQAELQALLAKNDIQVTQATLSRDIKNMNLSKVREEDSAYYVLNNGSISKWEKRLELYMEDALVWMRPVQHQVLLKTLPGLAQSFGSIIDTLSFPDAIATLCGNDVCLIICEDADTAQKCFEELKKFAPPFFFEE, from the coding sequence ATGAATAAATCAGAACACCGCCACCAACTTATACGCGCTCTTATCACAAAAAACAAGATTCATACACAGGCTGAGTTGCAAGCCCTTCTTGCTAAGAACGACATTCAAGTAACCCAGGCAACCCTCTCACGCGACATCAAAAATATGAACCTATCAAAAGTCCGCGAAGAAGATAGCGCTTATTATGTTCTTAACAATGGTTCCATCTCAAAATGGGAAAAACGTCTCGAACTCTACATGGAAGACGCCCTTGTCTGGATGCGCCCAGTTCAACACCAAGTCCTACTAAAAACCCTTCCTGGACTGGCTCAATCCTTTGGTTCTATCATTGATACTTTGAGCTTCCCTGACGCTATCGCTACCCTTTGTGGTAATGATGTCTGTCTTATCATCTGTGAAGATGCAGATACTGCTCAAAAGTGCTTTGAAGAACTGAAAAAATTCGCCCCACCATTTTTCTTTGAAGAATAA